Below is a genomic region from Raphanus sativus cultivar WK10039 chromosome 4, ASM80110v3, whole genome shotgun sequence.
CAGGTTGCCTCTTTCCAACTTACCTGTTGTAATAAAAGTGCCGGAAGTCTAGAGTATCCTTCAACTGGGCAAAGAATCTCAAGAAGCAGAAGAGCCAGTAGACAGAGAAGAGGGCCAAATAGCCAACAATGATAGCGGTTGTGAGGGTGAAAGGGGAGAGAGGGTGCTCATGGATAGCTTCTTTCACAAGATCGCACGGCTTAGTTCCCGATTCAACCGCATCCATCCCACATTTCGCGTTCTGAAGACCGTGCCAGTCCACGTACAGCAAGAAGAACGCAGAGAAGCATATGATGAAGCCAAGACTCAGAAGCTCGACAGCCCACTTTACGATGATACACCAAAGGCCCTTGTCTCTGTAGTAGCTGTAGAGCTTCTCGAAGAAGAGGTCCAAATCAGCAATCGGTTGTACGTTTAAGCTCTCTCCGTTGAGAAGCCCTGACGGGCTCTCGCTGCCAGGGCTTGGTACTCCCCCGTAGTTGGATAGCTCGATCTCGTGCGACGCATTATCGAGCAATCCAGTGGTTAAAGAAGACGATGACGAAGGTTCACCACGTTGCCATTTAAAGAAGTTGAATAGATTTGGAGGTTTTTGGCCCCCACTCATCATTCGTAAAGACTGACAATTGGCCAACACAACCAGTCCATTCCCCGCTGCGCTTGCCACTTGGAAACAGTGCCTCACGAGAATGCAGCAACAGATCCTGCAACAAAAACATCAAAGTATCCATATCAGAGACATGAGGGAGATAAGTAGAGACACATAGGCTAAAAGACATGCTTTTTTTAATTACTGTTCCCATCGATAATAGAAACTATAAACCTACACCACCTAACTTTTGCTTAAAACAGTAAGATTACTATTCAATTCAAAAACTTCCTTTATTATCTATCTATCACAAGCCTTCTCGCACTGGCAAGATGCAATTTAAGAAACATCCAAGCACAGGGAAGAGAGTAACATGTAACTCAATCCAGAGGGCAACCATTGCACAAACGAACATTACtgctgaccaaaaaaaaagagctttGCCTACTTTTAACATTAGATTCAATCACATACAATTCTTCACGAAACTGAAACGTCAATACCTCAACGCCCAAAACCCATTAGCTAAAAGGATAAACTCCTCCAAACCCACGAACTAATTCCCTtcaaataagaataaaaatcaaaactttatcGATGACTAgacacacaaaaacaaaaaagatcaAACCTTTGGAGCGACCCAGCAGAGAGGGAGACGTGAAAGCGGAGTTCAGCTATAAGATTATCCAACACGACTTGTTTCTCCTCCCCCCTTTGAGGCGGTGGAAATTTCGATGAACAAGTTGCGAATTGATCCaaggagaaggaggagatgAAGAATTGAATTGAATTGGGGTTTGCGTGGAAGAAAAGAGGAGtgctaaaataatataattgatCCTTTATGCCTTGGAGGACTTTACTTCAATTTTCAATTTgggctcttctcttctcttgctGCGGATACTCTTTAACCAAAGAAACGTGATCACGACGAGTCCCtcttttcttctcctcttccttctctttttttaCCCCTCCAAGTTCCTTCCTTCGTTACATCTtaggtttaaaaaataaaataaaaaggtttaaaaaataaaataaaaaagtaaaaatctattcttttctttttgatttttttttttttgaaaattatatgtacgacacttttttttttgaaccacATATGTACGACACTTTAAAAACAACTAGAATatgatccgcgccttgcgcgggagtgaaaaaattaataaattattttacgtacgtaatattttttaaattgttaatatACATGTATAGTATGAATAcgtaaaatatgataaaagtgagacaatgataacacgaatatatgcattagtggatacaaataacaaacaccatgtcttatgttgaaaagttgaggatcgacatattggattaaaataagattactttatggatttgtatttgttttaaaatataagaatctATCTCAAGTTTGAAATGGGTCATTCACTTGAAACTTATAAGACATAATTGTTGACATAAAATAAATgctgaataatatttttaaaaacataaataagacaTTAAAgtactattaataataaatcaGAAAAGGAgcgcaaaaaaattaaaaaaacattaaaaaaaagaatcgcCACTTATAGAAATTAAACTCCATTGTCTGCAATCCTATAAAGAGAACAAACAAAGGTTAGTAGTATAactatttacaaatttaattaagaaaggcatagaaattaaatataatacctctTCTTGAAAGCATCGATTTCTGGAACACCGTTTGGTTCAAAAACAACTTTTGAAAATCCATCAATGTTAGTAAACTTCTTGAAGCGACCTtgcaaaaaaatacaaaaatgtgttattataattaaagtatatatagggttgaaatattattttatacaataaGTATTAAATATTACCATCTCTCCAATTAATTTGCCAATACTGctaggataagacctgcgcTTCCTGAATATTTAATTCAATAAAATGAACAGTAACGTGTTTAAGTATTTGTGTGGTGTAATCCAATAATATGCTTCCTGAATGtttaattcaataaaattatgATCTTCTAAAATTCCGAAAATACTAATATACATTACTCTCACTTGAGAAAACCAATAAACTAAATTAAGATGTGAACCACTGATCTAgcattttaatattgattttttattttttattatagaatacAAATTGTGGACCAGAACCAAAAGACTTCTAGATGGTGgaatattaattgcattttcgtattgtaaaaatttaaacaaaaaaacgttAACATTTTAGAGAGAGAGCGAGACACATTAACATTTACATTTTGAATAAGTCATGGTCGTAATTATAGAAATAGTTAGCTATCAATCATTAATTTGGTTTCAGTTACCACTACGTTCCATAGATTAGGTCATCAAGAACAAAAATCAGTAATTATAGTCAAAATGTAATGAAAAATCATGCTGTAAATTTGTGACATACCAATGGCAATTGATGTAAATAATCTAGTAATTTAAGGATTAATGCATAGGAAGACTGAGGTGTATTGTGAGGAAGACACCTATGCAAAATGACAATATGGTAATATTCTACTTTTTAAAGGTTGTTCTTTTTAATTGCTCATCTATTAATACTAAGGAGATTTAAAGAAGaatcttgacaaaaaaaagaaaaaaagaagaagaatctttATCATGGGCCAATTATTTTTAGTAGGCCACCGGCCCAGTTTAGTAAGACTACTTCAGGTAGTATGTAATATGCGTACACACCTCATGAGAAGCCCTATAACTCTAAACAAAGGATTATTATCCTACCTCAGGTACTGTGTGATTTACTAATTGTGTGTTTAGGGTGATGATGTTCCAGAGCTCTTCAATAGAAGGAAACCAAATGAAGATTCTATGTGGTTAGGAGATTcagttctctcatggaagagaTGACTTCTTTGATTTCATCGTTATTCAAAGCCCCATCAAGTCCTGTGAAACCTGAGATTAGCATAGCACTAACATCAAGTCTcgtctaatatattttctttttgttaatgcAGAtctagttatgtttttttttcttattaatgcTGAATTGAAAAAGGCAAAATGCTGACACAGAAAAATGAAAGAtgcaaaattaaaaagaaaaatttaacgAATTGGTGAAGGATAAactcatttaattttattttacggTTTATTTAgggaataacaaaaaaaaattagatttttagataaagaaaaaagagagatagGAAAAGAAAATAGGATACGGAAGGATATTTTTAGTTAGATAGTGAATTATGGGTTTTTGTGTTATTGAGTCCAATTtccctttattttattttggtattgGTATGGCTTTTGACAATTTTTGTTAAGAGCATCATTAAACCAAAACTCCAAATAGGGgtgtttattcttttttaaataattttaagttaTAAAAGTAATATAAGATGCAATGCTAAACACCCCGAACATTTTCGTGCTCCAATGGGAGGTTCTTATTTTAGAGTtcttaaaagaaaattcaaaatattaattttggaaagatgaatttatttgttaaataaaacataaaaagaaacatttaaacataaattctaaaataaaaacatattttttctttttcatatttggatgtcattttggttattttttcaagaaaaatacTGCTAATTAGGTCATTTTCATATTTGAGTGTCATTTTGATCATAAAAacagtgtttaaaaaaataaaaaacagaacaaaaacaaaagaaagatttttttcttttcaatctTTGGGTatcattttggtcattttcaaaaaaaaagattgttgtTAGTTAGGTCATTTTCATATTTGAGTGTCATTTTGGTCATAAAAACAGtgtttgagaaaaaaagaacaaaaaaaaattggtcattgtggttattttttaaaaaaaaatattggtgcTAGTTAGgtcatttttatatttgtgtgtcatacaaaaaatgtttgaaaaaagtgttttaaaaaaaaatgccCAATGGCAGCGCACCACGTGTGTCTAAGCACTTGGGCTTAGACCATCCGCAACGGTGATTTTTCACAATTCTTAGCACATATAGGTTAGtctgaataaaataatattatcaaagCTAATGCTAATGAGCAGTCCTTATTATGGAGTTTAAGGACTAAATCCTTAATGATGTGGCAGCGTCTCAATGGTCCGGTGGAGATATATATTtcggtttgaaaaaaaaaagcttaataattattgtatttttatattcaatcatGCAATAAATAAagggcaattctctcaaatagcactttttaagtttttgttacaaaaatatcactcaaaaaaataaaatgaccaaaatagcactttttgtttttaaaatattttaaaaaaaaattttaaaaaaaattgattacaTTCATAAAACCTCACTCCTTAACTCTAaaacctaaatcttaaattaattaacctaaagattaaaaatacagatttaccctttaataaaacttcttttggtcatttttctctttctgatgatattttgtgacaaaaacttggttttgtACTATCTTGTGCTTTTtctcataaataaaaattttaatttcacatgttttaaaatctaatattttttatttttaaaaattctaaattgGAGAACACCATTGGACATACAATTTTGTCAGAGTCCTTaactattaaatttattgaaaaacaTGATTGAGATTCTAAACCTCTATTCTTGTTTGCCTTTTTTGGGGGCTGCTGTTAGGTTTTGTGGTGTTTCAGTTTCACTTGTGTTAAATAGTGCTTAGAAGCTTTTCAAATAAGCTCTACGTGGGGTCCACGCAACCATTTTAGCGGTTTACATAACGTGCTTACTGTTCGAAAACCCTTGGAGTATGTTGCTTCTTTAAAACATGGTGGTCTAACCCAGTCCGTATTAAATGGTTGTCTATCTTATCTGATCAATATATGGATATCTTCCATACTTCAGTGTTATACCAATTTAACACAACTGATTTGATATTATAATGTTTCACATACCCGACTGGTGTGCGGACTCACAAGATCAACGCAATACACCATCGGCGAACCCAGAATTAGAATATTTTACATAGACGTATGGTGTGCGGACTCACACGATCAACGCAATACACCATCGCCAAACATGTTGCAGGAAAATTAAAGTCTTAGGTTTTTCACACTTGGCATTTATATTACATTGGGAAAACATTGCCAAGTCTTGCAGCCGATACTAATCCGAGGAGCTGTCTTCTTACATCCAAAATGCGCAGCTTCTTTTCTACTGCAATGTCAAGCACGGTGTATTAGCAAATAGCAACTCGTGTTTTGTTACGTATAAGTTCATGTATGCTCGGTTAGCTTACCATAAATAAGCCCTGGTGTTTTATATTGGGTTCTTGCACGTGGCGCGGTTATGCCCATGCCCAACTGAAAAAACTGTTTAAACACACAAAAGTTGATTTAGCTAGAGAATATGCATCACCATTACACAATTGATGGTGGAGACGTTTCTAATGGCATGAGTTTTTTACAAGGACATTGTTCAAGGTTACTTAACTGCCTCTGAGTTTTATCATTTGTATGTCAGGGCTATCATTTCATCCATAATTCGTAGACACTGGCATGAATGATCTTGCCGTTTAATGAAGGAAATAGACTAATCAAGAATCTCTTAAAAGCGAGCGAGAGAAGTTTCACATAACGTATACCATTCGTTTCATCTAGGCTGATATTCTGGGATCCGGTTAGTTATTTAATTCATCTCATTTCAGTATATGCTTTATGTAGCACATTTTATCTCCTCACCGAAACTTACCCAATAaccaaaatagatttttattatatataataataataattagggAAGTCATTAACCAAACCAGATGACACCATAGCAGTTGTGATGTTATAGCAGAGGATTTTAAGaaaccaaagaaaaataaaacaagatacAGTAGTTGAGATGAACTTTATGTCTGGTTGAAACTTGGTAGGAACCATAGAGATCTTGCGAGTTGTCGGTAGGAGGAACAATCAAACTTGTGCAGCGGCTCCATCTCCTTTGTCTCGAAATTGAAGAGACAAATTTGAGTAGTGTTCTTTTCATGACAAGTAGTCTTGTAGTAGATGGAATTTCTCTTAAAACCACCACCCACAATGTCATCTTCATTAGCGAGCACAGTGATGCCTAGATCAAAAAGCATTGCCTCGTTGCCCAGAGAATCAACTTGTTCACAGTGGCGAATCTATGAAGGCCAATGGGGTGTCACCTGACACCCCttaaatatagttaaatatCATTTTGTTCATTGAAACAATAAGAATTCACTGGCTCTCTTGGTAAAGTGCAGCACCTGACCCCCCTAAACCACAGTTCGATCCCCCATTGTGACACCCAttatgtttttcctttttatgttATATAGTTTGACCCAGGTTTAATTTGTTCCTGGATCCGCCACTGCTTGTTCATACTGGTTAAACAAACCTGATGAATAAACCTTGAAGACGCGGAAGGACCAGAGAGAAGTGAAAAGTGTTGCCCATTTTTCAACATAGAGGACATCTCCTGTTACTGTGACTACGAGTTTTGCACTGGTAATCCTCCATGAATTTCCTGTTGGATCAAGCGAAGAGATGTTGCCTGGAGCACCACCACACTGAAAGGTCTCTCGCGGAATCTCACCGGAGAAGTCGAATATTTTGATGAGGAATATCCCGTGGTGGTCGTTTAGGAGGTAGTAAAGCTTTTGATATTTGTAAACCATGTGAGAACAAGCATAGATTACgggaatttgaatctgattccAGAACGTATCTCCTTTCTTGGAATAAGCTACACACCATTGGCCAAATCCCCACAAAACTAGGTATTCTTTGGTGTGTTGGTCAATCCAAAACACAGGTGATTCTATATTAATATCTTTGCAATTCCTTTTGCGATGACCATTCGAAATACAAAACAAACCTTTTCCTTTTAAGGTGGTTCGCTCCAGCTTTGTCGTTCCAAGTTGCGACTCCACCGGAGGTAAATCAATCCTCTCATGGGTAAATATATTCAAAAGGTAGAGATTGTACCAATAATCGACCATAAAGAGCCAATGACCATATGTTGCTAAGCAACAACTGTTTGCGAATTCAACATCCTCATCTCGGATTTTGTAAAGCTTGTCCTTTTCCCCGGGATTGAACAGCTTGCACCAATGGTTGTTGATCTTGTCGTCTTCGTCGGGCAAGAGAATCAGCCAAGGGATCTGCTTTTTCGCCACACATCGTTTCCCAGCAGAGTACCAAGACGAACATACGGATTCAGCTCGTCGGGAATCAGCAAAGTCAAGGCGTTCCAACACTGAATTTATGAGATCTTCAGGAAGCTCGGACCAGGATGATTTGGATTTATCTCCTCCTCGTCTCTGTAACTTGTGAGAATTAGGTTTATGCAGCTTCTTCATCGAGAATGAGATTGCGAGCGATACCCTGAAAAATCCCCGACTGTTTTTGTAGGGATTGTTGTTACAATAGATTCTGTTTAAAATGGGTTCGAGCCCATTACCCTAAGCCGTAGATGTTAGATGTGCAGACaagtaattttaatttcaatgttattttatctattctattaattcttcaacatgtccaattgatatgaagttatgttcaatttaaaaaaaaattgcattaaaatataactgaaaatataACTACATAAAGTAAACTATAATTGCATCTAAAATATAACTTCTCCACCATTCCATAAGTATAACCACTAAAAGTCTACTCCACGTTCCTAATTTAAATGTATAccaatataacaaaaaaatgtcgACTACTATATTACGTCCGAGAACTAAAATGTATTAATATTCGTGtgttgacaaaacaaaacgCACATGTACATATACGTATATAAATAACATTGGTGTATTTAATTTAGctaaattgttaattaattccTTGATTCAAGTCTAAGTAaggatattatttatttaatagatgtTCGTTCCaattaaaacacaaaataataggatagatttgtatatattttatgtttaatatttagaaaatatttaattttaatttctatattttgattttcatttgacatataaaatatcaaacatagtttatattatttaaatatttttttaacaaattaagatttatgatatctaacaaaatattaagatttaaaaattcaaaaatatttatttatgtaatgtgaataataaaattaaacttcaaatctaaagtaaaccaaaaaataaaatactattaacagattgtcgataacaaaactcaaaaatctaactcgacatatttaatatatttatcaaaaattatattaaattaatattaattctaatataattatacactgaaacaaaaactaaatCTCTCTTACTAatcatttacaataaaaatattatacacaaatatcATTACAATAAAAaccacaaatatgattaaaacacacaaatataaaaattaagttaaaaaataaaataaaaaatatacccgctctttgaagggcgggtcaaaatctagtttcttaTTTAATACTTACTCACCTAAACAGTTTTATATCACTCCAAGTTATTTAATTCTGTCCACTTTCTTTTATATAGAAACAATTACATCTAAAGTCACTTTTCTAGTTTAATATTACACAATAAGTCACTTTATACTACTCAGACACTTTCTCCAACCAAATTGTCTTTCTTTCTCATGTTTCTGGTTTGATTGTAACAAGCTAATGAAACACAAACATTTTTCTAATACTTTCTCTCTCCAATTTCTCTAGTCTGCATCAATAATTAACACCATTAAATTACGTTAAATTGATTAATtaactctcaaaacaaatattttgaattcatacctctctttctttcttctttctctcaaTCTAAAAGCTTAAAGTTGTGACctttatttaaatttgttaatGAGATTCAGTATCTGTTTTACGTTTACAATTCCGATGAGTTTCAAAGCAATTCAAGTAAAGTAATTAACCGGTGTTCCACTCACCTCGTCGCGGCAGAAGTAGCAGTTCACCGTGGATTTTTCTACATCCGATTTTACATTAGATCCACCGCTGGCACATGAACCACCACACCCACCACCACCGCCAATGATAACTCCACCACCAATACTACCTGATCTATATCCTAAACTTATCCCAACCCAAACCACAAGACAATAGATTCTGTTTAAAATGGGTTCGAGCCCATTACCCTAAGCCGTAGAGGTGTCAAGCGGGCCTAAGATCCGCTGGTCTGGCCCAAAGAGTATTATGACGGACACATAAATATTAGGTCCTTTAAAAGGTGAGTTTCACGGTCCATGCGAATTTCAGCCTTTTCTGTTGAGAATTATCATAATGTatcaatttctaaaatataatatatatttcttaagtAATAcattataactatttttatttgtttcttgcACAGACAAACCAGCTCCATACTTTTCCGTTTTGGATTGATAAAGACTGCTGCATGTGGATCTCCAAGGCCTTGACAAATTTATTCTGTTTTACGTGTAAAATATTCTAcaatttatactatttttatttaaatatttttttggggtttttgtagcaaaaaaagaaattgtctttttttttgatggaatatcaaatttattgatcaaaataaaaacttttacaAGCTTATTTATGTACTgctatctttaaaaaatcaaagaatAAAAGAAATTGTTTGGGTTGCTTTGTACACATGGCATATACAAAAAGATTTTGACGCAGTTTTTTTTAACTGGTATTTTTTTAATCTGGTTGAATTTAAGAGAGCCGTAAACCTAAAAATTAACTCCTTTTCCGGAATATTCAAATGAGTCGTAAAACATGGATTCATATCCACGTTATGTGAAGAGAATAATGTGATTTAATTTCGCATACCAATAAGATCGAACCAGAAATTTGTTAACGTCCCATGCTGCCCATCGCCACTTGACCAACAGTGTTGACTACGGAGCTTTGATTTTTTGGACTTGGACGTCTCAGCAGAATCCTCAACAACCCGAACATTAACTTTGCGTTTCGCTTTCTTAACCACTCTAGAAGGAGGCACCATAGAAGCAGCAGAGCCTTGAATCCCGCCTACAAACATAAGACGTATAAATTCGGTTCCCTCCTCTATGAGCTGCATCATGGCTTCCACACGGGGGTCACTAACCTCATCAGTCCAGCTACAATCACCAACCTCAACATCTGCCAAAGGAATGATTGGGAGGACCTCGACCTAAAATTGAAACAGGGAGATGTTAGATGTGCAGACAAGTAATTACCTGTATAAGAATGAagttagatatatataaaagaaagtGGACAGAATTAAATAACTTGGAGTGATATAAAACTGTTCAGGTAAGTAAgtattaaataagaaataaaataacattgAAATTAAAATTCACGTACCCCTTCTTCCGCATCTAGCTCCCATATTTTATCCAATTTGAAAGACACAACCgagatatcttcttcctcacc
It encodes:
- the LOC108831837 gene encoding probable F-box protein At4g22165, coding for MKKLHKPNSHKLQRRGGDKSKSSWSELPEDLINSVLERLDFADSRRAESVCSSWYSAGKRCVAKKQIPWLILLPDEDDKINNHWCKLFNPGEKDKLYKIRDEDVEFANSCCLATYGHWLFMVDYWYNLYLLNIFTHERIDLPPVESQLGTTKLERTTLKGKGLFCISNGHRKRNCKDINIESPVFWIDQHTKEYLVLWGFGQWCVAYSKKGDTFWNQIQIPVIYACSHMVYKYQKLYYLLNDHHGIFLIKIFDFSGEIPRETFQCGGAPGNISSLDPTGNSWRITSAKLVVTVTGDVLYVEKWATLFTSLWSFRVFKVYSSDDIVGGGFKRNSIYYKTTCHEKNTTQICLFNFETKEMEPLHKFDCSSYRQLARSLWFLPSFNQT
- the LOC108852003 gene encoding uncharacterized protein LOC108852003 isoform X1; protein product: MTMQCIKTRSPNQLAQATVAIQGFIHALLLIFSEAVPALRLATGDKTDSESGEEEDISVVSFKLDKIWELDAEEGVEVLPIIPLADVEVGDCSWTDEVSDPRVEAMMQLIEEGTEFIRLMFVGGIQGSAASMVPPSRVVKKAKRKVNVRVVEDSAETSKSKKSKLRSQHCWSSGDGQHGTLTNFWFDLIGMRN
- the LOC108852003 gene encoding uncharacterized protein LOC108852003 isoform X2, giving the protein MTMQCIKTRSPNQLAQATVAIQGFIHALLLIFSEAVPALRLATGDKTDSESGEEEDISVVSFKLDKIWELDAEEGVEVLPIIPLADVEVGDCSWTDEAGFKALLLLWCLLLEWLRKRNAKLMFGLLRILLRRPSPKNQSSVVNTVGQVAMGSMGR